From the Burkholderia mayonis genome, one window contains:
- a CDS encoding porin produces MKKRTAVAMAAVGLAAVATAHAQSSVTLYGIVDNGIAYQNSSTSLGSTTGGHSAVKMSTGVWAGSRFGLKGSEDLGGGSKAIFQLESGFSTANGTSQFSGGIFTRQAWVGLTNPTYGTLTAGRQYTAYYTLLSPYSPTTWLTGYFGAHPGDIDSLDTSYRTNNSLVYMSPKFYGFTFGGSYAFGGQPGSVNAGSTWSAGIQYMNGPLGVAAAFQRVNNSTPGGGAVWGANSATSNGGAQTAISAINNGYTTAQAQQRVAVTAGYQFSSAWDVSVSYSNVQYIPGVNSTFRNTAIFNTAGAVLHFKPSATWDFAGGYAYTRATQSNGITSAAQYHQFTLSQYYSLSKRTGLYAVEAYQRANGKTLAGGKIIDATASIGDGFNASPSSSRSQVGLGVGLIHRF; encoded by the coding sequence ATGAAAAAGCGCACAGCGGTCGCGATGGCGGCCGTCGGATTGGCGGCTGTCGCCACGGCGCACGCTCAGAGCAGCGTGACGCTTTACGGTATCGTCGATAACGGTATCGCGTATCAGAACAGCAGCACGTCGCTCGGTTCGACGACGGGCGGCCACTCGGCCGTGAAGATGTCGACGGGCGTGTGGGCGGGCAGCCGCTTTGGCCTGAAGGGCAGCGAAGACCTGGGCGGCGGCTCGAAGGCGATCTTCCAGTTGGAGTCGGGCTTCAGCACGGCCAACGGCACGTCGCAATTCTCGGGCGGCATCTTCACACGTCAGGCGTGGGTCGGCCTGACCAATCCGACGTACGGTACGCTGACGGCCGGCCGTCAATACACCGCGTACTACACGCTGCTGTCGCCTTACAGCCCGACGACCTGGCTCACCGGCTACTTCGGCGCGCACCCGGGCGACATCGACTCGCTCGACACCAGCTACCGCACGAACAACTCGCTCGTCTACATGTCGCCGAAGTTCTACGGTTTCACGTTCGGCGGCTCGTATGCATTCGGCGGCCAGCCGGGCAGCGTGAACGCCGGCTCGACGTGGAGCGCGGGCATCCAGTACATGAACGGTCCGCTCGGCGTCGCCGCTGCGTTCCAGCGCGTGAACAACTCGACGCCAGGCGGCGGCGCCGTGTGGGGTGCGAATTCGGCGACGTCGAACGGCGGCGCGCAGACGGCCATTTCGGCGATCAACAACGGCTACACGACCGCGCAGGCGCAGCAGCGCGTCGCGGTGACGGCGGGCTATCAGTTCTCGTCGGCGTGGGACGTATCGGTGTCGTACTCGAACGTGCAGTACATCCCGGGCGTGAACTCGACGTTCCGCAACACGGCGATCTTCAACACCGCGGGCGCGGTGCTGCACTTCAAGCCGTCGGCGACGTGGGATTTCGCGGGCGGCTACGCGTACACGCGAGCGACGCAGTCGAACGGCATCACGAGCGCGGCGCAGTACCATCAGTTCACGCTGTCGCAGTACTACAGCCTGTCGAAGCGCACGGGCCTCTACGCGGTCGAAGCGTATCAGCGCGCGAACGGCAAGACGCTCGCGGGCGGCAAGATCATCGACGCGACCGCATCGATCGGCGACGGCTTCAACGCGTCGCCGTCGTCGTCGCGCAGCCAAGTGGGCCTCGGCGTCGGCCTGATCCACCGCTTCTAA
- a CDS encoding enoyl-CoA hydratase, whose product MEPSSHASAPPLLRDDRDGVATLRLNRPSQFNALSEALLDALQRELATLADDPRVRCVVLAAEGRAFCAGHDLREMRGTPDLAYYRDLFGRCSRVMQAIQALPVPVVARVHGIATAAGCQLVASCDLAIAADTARFAVSGINVGLFCSTPAVALSRNVSTKRAFDMLVTGRFVDAATAVDWGLVNEAVPEDALDAAVARTVAAIASKSPAAVRYGKATFYRQRQMPLDDAYAYASDVMARNMMEPDACEGIDAFLEKRPARWRE is encoded by the coding sequence ATGGAACCATCCAGTCACGCATCGGCGCCGCCGCTGCTGCGCGACGATCGCGACGGCGTCGCGACGCTGCGCCTGAATCGGCCGTCGCAGTTCAACGCGTTGTCGGAGGCGCTGCTCGACGCGCTGCAGCGCGAGCTCGCCACGCTCGCCGACGATCCGCGCGTGCGCTGCGTCGTGCTCGCCGCCGAGGGCCGCGCGTTCTGCGCGGGCCACGACCTGCGCGAGATGCGCGGCACGCCCGATCTCGCGTACTACCGCGACCTGTTCGGCCGATGCAGCCGCGTGATGCAGGCGATTCAGGCGCTGCCCGTGCCCGTCGTCGCGCGCGTGCACGGGATCGCGACGGCGGCGGGCTGCCAGCTCGTCGCGTCGTGCGATCTCGCGATCGCCGCCGACACGGCCCGCTTCGCGGTGTCGGGCATCAACGTCGGGCTGTTCTGCTCGACACCCGCCGTCGCGCTTTCCCGCAACGTGTCGACGAAGCGCGCGTTCGACATGCTTGTCACCGGGCGCTTCGTCGATGCGGCGACGGCCGTCGACTGGGGGCTCGTCAACGAGGCGGTGCCGGAGGACGCGCTCGATGCGGCCGTCGCGCGCACGGTCGCGGCGATCGCGTCGAAGAGCCCTGCCGCGGTGCGTTACGGCAAGGCGACGTTCTACCGGCAGCGACAGATGCCGCTCGACGACGCGTACGCGTATGCGTCCGACGTGATGGCGCGCAACATGATGGAACCGGACGCGTGCGAGGGCATCGACGCGTTTCTCGAGAAGCGGCCGGCGCGTTGGCGGGAGTGA